The following proteins are co-located in the Triticum aestivum cultivar Chinese Spring chromosome 1A, IWGSC CS RefSeq v2.1, whole genome shotgun sequence genome:
- the LOC123186962 gene encoding uncharacterized protein has protein sequence METKAEMVSTQAPVGMATLAALALLLCISMTSMDGCTAAQYMVGGLDAWGVPPSSKPDVYVRWAKYVPVKLSDALFFLYPPSKDSAVQLTAKAFTAYDVSDPLLKLEDGNSVFNLTKTGRAYFSSVGEEGWGRSSPRLHDLDLV, from the exons ATGGAAACGAaagctgaaatggtatcgacccaag CGCCGGTGGGAATGGCGACTCTAGCAGCTCTAGCACTACTGTTGTGCATCTCCATGACCTCCATGGATGGGTGCACCGCCGCTCAGTACATGGTGGGCGGGCTCGATGCGTGGGGGGTGCCGCCGTCCAGCAAGCCAGACGTGTACGTGCGGTGGGCCAAGTATGTCCCCGTAAAGCTCAGcgacgccctcttcttcctctacccGCCCAGCAAGGATAGCGCCGTGCAGCTCACCGCCAAGGCCTTCACCGCCTACGACGTGTCTGACCCGCTGCTCAAGCTGGAGGACGGCAACTCCGTCTTCAACCTCACCAAGACCGGGCGGGCCTACTTCAGCAGCGTCGGTGAGGAGGGTTGGGGAAGGAGCTCACCACGGCTCCATGACCTGGATCTGgtgtga